TTGACACCAAAGGcccaaactcaaattttttttttttacaagaaagAATTTCTACATATATGCGTGTGAACCCGACCCTTACCTCCACACCtcataaatatttatacttgAAAAGTAACTACCGCACCAAGGGGGAGCGGTGGTAGCCCAAACTCAATTCTCAATCAActtatgagtgttttttttccccttttttccaaatgaaaaaaaaaaaattttaaaatatggcATACAGAATATTGAAGTATAAAATggaatacaaaaatataatagaaGATTTATATTCAAGACATCAATTTATAACAAAAACCAAGATGTCAGGTTCTTAACAAAGATAGTCATTTTACTAAAActatattgtaaaaattatgcTACTTCATAAAAGATGGCCACCTAATTTTTTGTCATCTTTTATCTTCTTTACTATACTTTGtcgattttatttttacaaatagtTAAATACGATAGCATTTGAAGGTAGGATATTCATTTCGAATTTATGATTGTTATTTCTCATCAAATTAATAAACTTATGTgttactataaaataaataaataaaaattaattttttatataaaaaattgaaggacggttaaatgtttttcttaaacACAATATATgttctttatttaatttaatgatcttcgctgttttttatttttaaaatagagaTACTTTTACTAATTGAATTAACTAAAATGTGTtcttaatgttttatttttattctaaaatagtACATAGAATTTCTATTAGAACTTTAAACATGATTGCCATGTAGTTACTAACAGAATTTAAATCAACCATGTTTATAAAGTTGTCATTTTTGTATTGAGGTTCAGGTTCAGGTTCAGGTTCAGGTTCAGGTTGGTTTAAATCAAACTCAAACCAGTTTCATAGTTTGACTAGGAAACGACTTGttttgtatgtatatatacagTCTATACTGTAGTCTGTAAGAGCCAAAAACGACTTGCATAGTTGTATATGTCATAGTAGAAAGTAGAAACTCAAACACAAAATGGGTGATGGACATGTGGGCTGTGAGTGCTGTGGTTCCAAATAAAACACATCACAGAAATCGTGTACAAGTAATCACTTTTTTCTTCTATCTTATCGACCTCGCTGTCTATATTATACACAGAAAGCATATTACTTGAACTTTTTTGAGTCTCAGAGAGCTTCatagttcaaacttcaaagtcaGTTTCGATAATGGAGCTTTGCAGAGCTACTACTTTCTCATGGACTCACACAGTCTCTACCTCTCTTTACATTCCTCAACCCTCCTCTGTGAGTACCCATATTtgcatttctttgttttttcattattcACTGTACTTTATTAGTTATCACTTATTATTTGCTCATACAATgccttttatatttatttatttggtggTTAAGATGTGTGAGACTAAGAGATTCAAGGTTTGGTGTGGTTCTGATCAACCCCAGAAGGTAAACTGTTTGAATATTTGGTTTTAAGTATTAAAAGTTTGTTACTTTAAGAATCAAAGTATTATAGCATGTCACACTGTCCTAGTTTTTTATTCAGTGTGGAAGTTATATTCTGATTTATTGAGAATTGGACTTGTTCTTCTTTACTGGCAGTtgtaattttcaataatttgcATTACCATTTTCATTTAGATACTGGGTATAAAAGTTGTGATTGATATAGTTACTTCCCATAATTACACTTTGCAAGTTGGGTTTGTGATGGCCTTAACAGCTTAAAGTGAGTGAGAACATTCACACACTTCAGCaagttctctcttttttttttcttttttttttttggttggtaaaATATACTTGAGTTGCAACAATTATATGTTTAGCAATTTTATCTTGGTTCTTTGGAGATATAATTTACCTTCTACAGCTTGTTGTGGGCAAATCAGATGACTGTATCGGTGACCGGAGCTACAGGTTTTATTGGTAGAAGATTGGTGCAAAGGCTGCATGCGGGTAAAACATATATCTGACGTATTTGTAATCCTACATCTATATTCAAATTTAGGCGCATTGACCTTGGTTGATTGTGTTTTTTGATCAATTCCTTTCTTTATTTGTCCACAGTGACTCATTGTGTGATGATCATTTCTACTTGCAGTTATGAACGTTCATCCATTATAGTATTTATGCAATATCTGGCTAAATGACCTTGTGACATTTCATGCTTTATGTGGCACTTAAAAGCACCTGATTTGAATGTTTTTGTTGGTAGCTGATTGGTGAAAGTAAACTACTATTCAAATGCTTTTTTTGATTGTGTACCTTAATTAAACTCCCAAATATTATTACCATGCACATCACATATAGGATAGGCATATGATTCACATTTTCTTATATCTCATAGAATGTTCaagttttcattttctaaaCTAGAAGGGAACAAGGTGCATTTAGACCACAAACCAACGCGATTCAAGGTTGGGTTGCATCAAATTGGTTCTTGATTTCACCCAATAGGCTACATTGCTTCCTAACTCTGTCTACAATGTTGAAACTACAGATGATCTGTTtggttattttttctttctacttaTATCATTTTGAGCTTCTGCGTGATATGTATATTTATAGTCAGGCTATCTATAATCTTTCCTTTAATATACTTTTCAATGCAGATAATCATCGCATTCATGTCTTGACACGCTCAAGATCTAAGGCTGAGTTAATTTTTCCGGGTAAGAAGGTAATGAATATTTGAAGCCAGTTGATTGTTgcttaaaatttgtaaaattcagGAAATATCTGAATGATGAATGTTTTAAAAACTTGTATAACAGAAAAGTTTTTTTGACAATAGAGAGGGAAATGctcttatttgtttatattcAGTTCATTTTCAGAAGAACATAAACTTTGCTTtcgtttcttatttattgtttcATGTACATATATCTGTGTATTAATTGTAACAACAAAAAGGTTGAGTATATTTTCTTTCTAGAATATGTTGGCTTAATTCTTGAAATATGTCCTGGCATTTGTAGTCAGGGACTTTCCAGGAATAGTGATTGCTGAGGAGCCAGACTGGAAAGACTGCATTCAAGGTTCAAATGGTGTTGTGAACTTGGCTGGAATGCCCATAAGTACACGATGGTCTTCTGAGGTCAGTATGACTTGCTCATGCAACCTGATTTCATATGATAGGGAATCATTAGGGAGATGCCCCTGGTCCTAGTACTGTAGCTAATCCAATGCCTCTAGAAGCATGTGTGCAAGCTCTTAATGAGGGGCATGATCCTTCTCATGAGGATAATAGAATTATTAGTGTGGCTAGTAAATGACCTTTTACCTTTTGAGTTACACATAAGTGGTAGATACATTAAGAGAGGCTGCATGCTACTTTAAAATATCTGCTGCTTacctatctttacataatttgtttttgggtctaAATTGTAAGGTCTGCTACCACTTTCTATCTTGCTTATCTCCTTGCATTTGAGACCTAGATCACATCTTTTTCAAAAAGGCTTTATAGAGAGAACAAGTTACGTCTACTTGATAAATTGGGATTTCCATGGCCTTTATAGAAGTGAAAACCTGTCATGTATTTTACTGAATATTATTTGCGGTGGCCATCATTCTTGTGGCCTGtaatgcaattatatttttttaagattactTTCACTCAGCAATAATGCTAGTGCCATCATATCTCATAATGATATTGATCATAGAACCATAGTCTATCATATCTCCCTTGAAGCCAGTGAAAAATCTGCTAATTTCTTACTCTGCTCCAGATCAAGAAGGAGATAAAGCAAAGCCGGATTAGAGTCACCTCAAAGGTCAGCTGTCATTGTCCAGTGCCAATCTGTTCATATGTgaagagtctttttttttttttttgtcttctttggGGTGAATGCAAAAAGTGATGAGTAGTTacaatttctcattttcagTTCTTCATCTGAccatttcaattaattttgaagGTTGTAGATTTAATAAATGATGCACCAGATGCAGTTCGGCCTACAGTTTTAGTTAGTGCAACCGCTGTTGGTTATTATGGTCTGCGTCAACCACCAATTTTTCTAGTTTTGTGTGATTCTATTGAAGATGCATTTATTGTTCTTCTGCTTTAACTTATTTGGCATATATTATCAGTGATTAAAGCATGTATGGGGTTGCCCAAGTGCCCAACTATAGATCATTCTTTGATATGTATCTGGAACTTATATTCCCAGGGAATTGATGTTATTCTTTTGTGtttcaaaataatttctatACTGCACCCTATGGAACATTTAATCATAACTTCAAAAAATTCTGATTAATGTTCTGTGGTGTTTGATTTTACATGTGCTTGATAACCCAATCATACCTTCAAAACTTGCACCTTATGCAGAGCTTTACATACCTCTCTCTCTGGCATATGATATCCTGTTGTCTATATTTAGGTTTAACTTTTGGACCCCCTTATTATCTATAATAGATGCTTAACCCTTTTTATTCTTGTCATTTGCTCAGGCAGTAGCGAAACAAAAGTATTTGATGAAAAGAGCCCATCAGGAAATGATTACTTGGCTGAGGTATTAATTATTTTACCATCACCTGTTATGCATGATTTAATTTCAGTAAAACTTGGTCAAATTGAAAAGTATGCTCAGATAAATTTCACTTGGCATTATATTTTCCAGTAGTGCATTACTTCCATGATCAATATACCATTCTGGAAGCGTTATCTTAACTACAGCCTCCTCCACATGATCTTCTCAGGTTTGTAGAGAATGGGAATCAACAGCCCTCAGAGTGAATAAGGATGTTAGATTAGCACTTATTCGCATTGGTGTTGTTCTTGGTAAAGATGGTGGTGCTTTAGGTATGACTAATCTTTTAAACCATTGCATTGTATGCTCATTGACTCTAATTTCATTATGACTCCTGATTTTTATCGTCAACCCGAAGAATACGTTTGACAAATCTAGTCAGGCTGTCAGACTTGTGTGGCTTCTTGGTAGAATCAGGAGATAGTTTCTCATAATTATctttagcattttatttttctcattttctaatgAAATTTTATCTGAGAAATGTTGTGACAACTTTTGATTTTATTCGGTCAGACTCACAAACTTTACATGTCTTAAGAGTTTTATAATACTACCAACTGATGCTTTGTTGTAATACTACCAACTGTTAAACATGAAAAACCTTGTTTCAGTTGATGTATTTGCATTTGTATCTTTGATCATTTGCAGCTAAAATGATCCCTCTCTTCATGTTGTTTGCTGGTGGACCTTTGGGCTCTGGAAAGCAATGGTACTGTACTCAAGCTGTCTTTCATAAAGCTCAGTGTGTGACAATTATTTAGTACCAAGAACAATTTCAATTTACATTTTGAGGCGCAAGAATTTGCTTGATTTtactattaaagaaaaaatattttcaaagtgCTATCAGACAGTAACAGCATTATCAATGGGTTTTAACTTTAGATATATCAGTCTACTGAATAGGCCAAAATGTCTAATGAGATTATTTAGATTTTGGCCATGTATTTATTTTCTCcacaatttcaaatatttgaCTGTTCTCATAGTTTTGCAGGTTTTCCTGGATTCATCTGGATGACATAGTAAACCTAATATATGAAGCTCTTTCCAATCCATCTTATAAAGGTAAATATTTATGATTCATAGTAATGAATTATTTGGGATTTGTTAAGTAACACCAAGTGCAATTAAAATATAGGAGTGAAAGTAAAATACTGGATGATTTCTCCAACATACACCAACTTTTATTTGCAATCTTAAGTTTGCAAGCATGTAGAGAGCAATATCAATGACATCTTCTTCTGAGTTGTTGGTTACACCCAGCACATCTTATTATGGTAGTTTATTCTTATATTCCTATGCAATCTGATGCTTTAGAATTAATAtctgtatttttcttcttccatcTCTTGTAATTTGAAGGTAATGTAAAAGCTAAGAAGCTAAGACTTCTTTTCCCATTAGCATTTCTTTCACTTTCATTTTAATTGCATATGTGGTAGATCTAGTTGCTACATATATTCTCCTAGACTCAGTAGACCATTAGGCTTCTCAGcttgtattttcttttcaaggaaaaaaaatcttcatattattttttccatGCATCAAGTTATTGTATTCTAGGCATCAACACTAGGTTTTGAGGCTCTTCAATAATGGAACTTATTTTTCCAAACCAAAATGCCAGGTGTTATCAATGGAACTGCACCAAACCCAGTTAGATTAGCTGAAATGTGTGAGCATTTGGGAAAAGCCATGGGCAGGCCCTCATGGCTGCCTGTACCTGACATTGCAATCAAAGCAGTCCTAGGAGAAGGTGCTTCTGTGGTAATAACTTACTTATTTTCTCtcatcttcctctttttttttttttttctttttcttttttttccttttttatcttTCATTCTCTCTGTAATCACATTTTGTTGAAACACATTAACTGACCACATTGCAGGTTTTGGAGGGGCAGCGTGTACTTCCTGCTAGGGCCAAAGAACTGGGTTTCCCATTCAAGTATCCCTATGTGAAAGATGCACTTAAAGCAATTCTTTCATAAGAAAGACAACCAGGATATTCTTTATTCTTTGGATCAGAGGGTATAAGAGTACAGCAAACATTAAGAAATATGCAATTAGAATTTAGTGATCAGATCAAGTGAGGTCTGTACTGAAACTGAGTTGGTATACAGTGCTCTGAAATCGGTCTGTATTTTCCCATCATAATGTGCTAGGAATCCTTGGGCATAAGTTAGTACTGTTTCCAATTTACGGTCTTTCAGTATTTTTGTATATCTACCACTTCAGAGCAAGAATTCTTTCCAATCCTATGTATTTCTCAGATACACTACCAATCTGTACTTCTCATATGTTTGTATTTGGCACTTGCTGGCTTTGTCCAATCCCATCTGTTCATATGGAGATCGTTCAGATTAATGAGTCCTCTCAAAAAGAGCAGTGGCTCTCAGTTTCGTATGGGCTggctttattttaaaaaatagcctATTTAATGAATAGCAAATTGATGTTATCAAGTGCTCCACAAGGAAGCAGTGAAATTGAACTTAACATGTTACATATGCAAACCTGAAACCTAAAGTCAAGCACCTAGCAGATCTTTAACATGTGAACGACTGGCAATCATAAGAGTTCAAGACAGGCTACCATTGCCCGATAATGGATTATatcctccctttctctctccctcgAACGCCTTCCCATCACTCTCTCATGAGAACAAACTCATGAGACTTGCAATCCCATCACTCTCTCTCATGAGAACAAACTCATGAGACTTGCAATAGCTCACGACAATGCCTATCAGGGGTAACTTTGGGCCACCAATGGCTAAAGTGGAGAGATGGCAGGGGGGATGGGAGGGGGGAGATTTTTCAAGGACGACTTCTGCCTGTTTAAGAGTTCTGTAAACACCAGTTGCAAGCCTGCTCTAAAAGTCtcacaaacaaatgaaataagtCATGCTTTTCATTTCTTCATTCAAAATGAGAACCTACTGTTTCATCTTTTGATAATACATCCCAGATAAATACAGAACTCCTGTTGTATCCCTAATCCATATAGGACAGGTGACAGGAGAATAAAATAACTTAAGAGCATTTGATTGTTTGAAAGTTCATCAACCCCTCAACGAGTACTTTTTCCCAGAAAAAGCCTTGAACTTTGGCTCTTCACTCTTTGATGACTGCTCTTGTTTAGTCTCTTTTGCAGGTTCCTGCAACATTAAGGAGAACATGTAGTTCAGCAGCTTTTTGTTTggctttttatgtttttttagagCCGGTTAAGTATGAATGAGAAGACATAAGAATAAAAGTATACCTTTGGTGTATCTTTAGGACTGCGGCTTACATTTGATCCAAACACAAGCTTTCCCTGAGCCTGACAATTGGTGCTTTGTGAACTAGATCCTGCAGAAGGCTTTGCATTACCATTTGCAACATTAGGTTGCTTGTCTTTGGATTGTGAGGGAGCAACTGATGGAGGCTGGTAATTCAAAGGTTTCCCATCCAAGCGTCTCCCTGATCCAGTGAAAGGGCTGAATTTAGGTTCAGTTTCAGCTGGAGCCTCTTCACCTGCAGGAACAAAAGATGTTATTCGTCTTgcagaataaataaaaatttaaaagagttGTATAATAAGAAATAGACATTGTATTACTatgtaactattttttttaaagaataatttaTTGCTATGGAGCATTCCCATTATTGCTATGGAGTATTCTTAAATACAAAAGATTCAACATCAAGTGCAGAAGTGCCTTCTCTGTATCTATCAAGTGATCATAAAAGATTGGACATGATGTGATTACTATCAAGTAAGAGAAACTTTAAAAACCAATAATAGGCAGAAACCCAATCAAGAattcaaaatgatttttatcTGTCCCCTATGATATGTTGAATACCTCCTATCTGTATGACATGAGAAAAGAGGGAAACCACATTGCACATTCACTCTCAATTAAAGTGTAAAAGAAGCCACAAAAGTAACAGAAAGACATGgtaaagtagaaagaaaaatattcacCTGGTGCCTTGCCTAGAGGAACAAGTGCAATAGGCTTTTCAGGTTCCTTGTAATCGAGGGGAGGTGCAAAGTCCACCTCACAGTCTGTCTCAATGATACTTATTGCATTAGCAGGTTTTGTTTCTATAATATCTATGTAATACTTTTTGTTGTTATATGCCACCATAATACTATCCCCAGAGGTTAAGCAAGAAAAGTTCCTTAATGTTGTCTCTAAGCTGCAtgacaaaagaaagcaaaatcatatataataacaTCTACCCTTGCATATGCAATAAACAAAACAGACATGGCAGCATGAAAAACATCTTTATAGCTCAGagaaaccataaaataattaggaaatagcTTTATAGCTAGTTGATTGAATGATATGGAAGAGGAAATCAGCACTACACGAATAGACCATGGACATATCACACTGGGAAACAAGGGGAGGACATCACAAGAACAGAACaataaagtaatatttattattaagttGTTTCTTTGTCCTCTTTATAAGAGCCACTCATTTTAATTACTTTCTTCCATATAGAATCAACAGTGGGCTTCCTGATTCACAGCATGGACTGAATTAAGATGACAGCacctatcatagatgtgtacaTGACATGACACATTACATTCATGATGAATACAGGAAGAAGAAGGATTACAACCACATGAATCCCCTTCTTTGCCAAACAAGGACAACAatgactcaagaatcaagatatACCACATCTAACACTAAATAAGAACTAATGAcataaaaataactaact
This portion of the Castanea sativa cultivar Marrone di Chiusa Pesio chromosome 7, ASM4071231v1 genome encodes:
- the LOC142643012 gene encoding uncharacterized protein LOC142643012 — its product is MFFDGYGYHGTSFEQTYRCYPASFIEKPQLESGDKIIMPPSALDRLASLHIDYPMLFELRNASAERVSHCGVLEFIAEEGMIYMPYWMMENMLLQEGDIVRVKNVTLPKGTYVKLQPHTKDFLDISNPKAILETTLRNFSCLTSGDSIMVAYNNKKYYIDIIETKPANAISIIETDCEVDFAPPLDYKEPEKPIALVPLGKAPGEEAPAETEPKFSPFTGSGRRLDGKPLNYQPPSVAPSQSKDKQPNVANGNAKPSAGSSSQSTNCQAQGKLVFGSNVSRSPKDTPKEPAKETKQEQSSKSEEPKFKAFSGKKYSLRG
- the LOC142643011 gene encoding epimerase family protein SDR39U1 homolog, chloroplastic; translation: MELCRATTFSWTHTVSTSLYIPQPSSMCETKRFKVWCGSDQPQKMTVSVTGATGFIGRRLVQRLHADNHRIHVLTRSRSKAELIFPVRDFPGIVIAEEPDWKDCIQGSNGVVNLAGMPISTRWSSEIKKEIKQSRIRVTSKVVDLINDAPDAVRPTVLVSATAVGYYGSSETKVFDEKSPSGNDYLAEVCREWESTALRVNKDVRLALIRIGVVLGKDGGALAKMIPLFMLFAGGPLGSGKQWFSWIHLDDIVNLIYEALSNPSYKGVINGTAPNPVRLAEMCEHLGKAMGRPSWLPVPDIAIKAVLGEGASVVLEGQRVLPARAKELGFPFKYPYVKDALKAILS